A genomic segment from Hemitrygon akajei chromosome 27, sHemAka1.3, whole genome shotgun sequence encodes:
- the lrig2 gene encoding leucine-rich repeats and immunoglobulin-like domains protein 2 has product MGFKMAPGPWPGLRIALRLLCASLLLVRTSACPPQCSCADGLVDCSRRRATEIPQHLPAWVTQLDLSNNRLASINDAAFDGLCGLLEVKINYNLLTSIPSLGAVTANITTLSLTHNQIAKIIALDLQPYTSLDTLDLSSNMISEIKTTSFPTMQLKNLYLNNNRIMILEPGCFDNLSSTLLVLKLNRNKISVIQPKSFRMPHLQSLELKRNRIRIIESLAFHGLDSLKSLKLQRNGISELKDGAFWGLNEIEQLDLEHNNLTEVTKGWLYGLKLLQRLHLNQNAIARISTDAWEFCQKLTELDMTYNQLTRLDESTFTGLKLLENLYMGDNRVSYIADEVFSGLSNLLTLDLRNNEISWAIEDSNGAFTGLEKLQKLILQGSKITSITNTAFSGLAALEYLDLSNNAIMSIQGNAFSQMKLKELVLNTSSLLCDCQLKWLPQFLMEKQFQHMVAAKCAHPVWLAGKSIFNVDAKDYICDDFPKPVITTHPETTVALRGMNVSFTCTAGSSSDSPMAAAWRKDSELLYDAEIQNFSSLREKEGEFIEYTTVLQLRNINFTDEGRYQCVVTNYFGSNYSNKAILTVNELPSFMKTPMDLTIRTGAMARLECAAGGHPIPQIAWQKDGGTDFPAARERRMHVMPEDDVFFIANVKVEDMGMYSCMAQNAAGGISANATLTVLETPSFMRPLEDRTVARGETAVLQCIAGGSPTPRLNWTKDDGPLVVTERHFFAAANQLLIIVDAGPEDIGKYTCVMSNTLGTERGHIYLNVIPTSSCDSMQKSSVFEEDGWTTIGIVIIVVVVCVVGTSLVWVIVIYHMRRKSEDYSITHTDEMNLPADIPSYLSSQGTLSEPQEGYSNSEAGSHQQLMASTAHGYIHKGTDGICYVDNGSETDADILTTPLATNLHGRMGSLYAGRSSFHPSEPHESLAQQANAGGTSGSLVICSDCFDSTNMYAKNREYCPYTFLGEEDSLDHALANFKGQFPKDSFSVHNQHEGTATDGLTAEADVSVYLTNHDRICNPSMTQQHRMESCPRLSRGLNADSGLHTYPHYLHQPVNVHENPRALMEGEDEAEDGPEPCTANSRPTQRSPEQSTDNERTPAVQAYGATT; this is encoded by the exons AGATCTGAGTAATAACAGATTAGCTTCCATTAATGATGCTGCATTTGATGGTCTTTGTGGACTACTGGAAGT GAAAATCAACTACAATCTACTCACTTCAATCCCATCATTAGGCGCTGTAACAGCTAACATTACCACCCTGTCTCT AACGCATAATCAGATTGCGAAGATAATTGCATTGGACCTTCAGCCATACACCTCTTTGGACACTTTAGATCTGAGTTCAAACATGATTTCAGAAATCAAAACTACTTCATTTCCAACAATGCAGCTGAAAAATTT ATATTTGAACAACAACCGAATAATGATCCTTGAGCCGGGTTGTTTTGATAACCTTTCCAGCACATTGCTTGTCCTCAAACTGAACAGAAATAAAATTTCTGTCATTCAACCAAAGAGCTTCCGGATGCCTCATCTTCAGTCTCT GGAACTAAAGCGCAATAGAATCCGGATTATTGAGAGTCTTGCATTTCATGGCCTTGACTCATTGAAATCATTGAAGCTACAGCGTAATGGAATAAGTGAACTTAAGGATGGAGCTTTCTGGGGGCTCAATGAAATTGAGCAGTT GGACTTGGAACACAATAACCTGACTGAAGTTACCAAGGGTTGGCTATATGGCCTTAAACTTCTGCAGCGGCTACACCTGAACCAGAATGCCATTGCCAGGATAAGTACTGATGCTTGGGAGTTCTGCCAGAAACTGACAGAGCT GGACATGACCTACAATCAGCTGACTCGTTTAGATGAGTCTACATTTACAGGCTTGAAATTGCTTGAGAATTTGTACATGGGAGACAACAGAGTGAGTTACATCGCTGATGAAGTTTTTAGTGGCCTGTCTAACCTGCTCACACT TGATCTGAGGAATAACGAAATCTCATGGGCAATTGAGGATTCGAATGGTGCTTTCACTGGATTAGAGAAGCTGCAAAAATT GATCCTGCAAGGAAGCAAAATAACTTCCATCACAAATACAGCATTTTCTGGACTAGCAGCCCTTGAATACCT AGATCTGAGCAATAATGCCATTATGTCAATTCAAGGAAATGCTTTTTCCCAAATGAAACTTAAAGAGCT AGTTCTAAACACATCCAGTCTTTTGTGCGATTGCCAGTTGAAGTGGTTGCCTCAGTTTCTAATGGAAAAACAGTTTCAGCACATGGTTGCTGCCAAGTGTGCTCATCCTGTGTGGCTGGCAGGAAAAAGCATCTTTAATGTTGATGCCAAGGACTACATATGTG ATGATTTCCCAAAACCTGTGATCACCACCCATCCTGAAACCACTGTGGCACTAAGGGGGATGAATGTCAGCTTCACCTGCACAGCTGGTAGCAGCAGTGACTCTCCCATGGCTGCTGCATGGAGAAAGGACAGCGAGTTGCTGTATGATGCAGAGATCCAGAACTTCTCCAGCTTgcgggagaaggaaggagagttTATTGAATACACCACTGTACTGCAGCTGCGGAACATCAATTTTACAGATGAAGGGCGGTACCAGTGTGTTGTCACAAATTACTTTGGCTCAAACTATTCCAACAAGGCAATACTTACAGTGAATG AACTTCCCTCATTTATGAAAACCCCCATGGACTTAACAATTCGAACCGGTGCAATGGCTCGGCTGGAGTGCGCCGCAGGGGGTCACCCAATACCTCAGATTGCTTGGCAGAAAGATGGTGGCACGGACTTCCCTGCAGCAAGGGAGAGGCGTATGCATGTCATGCCAGAGGATGATGTCTTCTTCATTGCAAATGTGAAAGTTGAAGATATGGGCATGTACAGCTGTATGGCACAAAATGCAGCAGGAGGCATATCAGCAAATGCCACCCTCACTGTCCTGG AAACTCCTTCATTTATGCGACCTCTGGAAGATCGAACTGTTGCCAGAGGAGAAACAGCTGTTCTGCAGTGTATAGCTGGAGGTAGCCCCACACCACGCCTGAACTGGACAAAAGATGATGGTCCTTTGGTTGTAACAGAGAGACATTTCTTTGCTGCTGCCAACCAGCTTCTGATCATTGTGGATGCAGGACCAGAGGATATTGGGAAGTACACGTGTGTCATGTCTAACACGCTTGGGACAGAGCGTGGTCACATTTACTTAAACGTGATTCCAACTTCGAGCTGTGACTCCATGCAGAAAAGCTCAGTCTTCGAGGAGGATGGCTGGACAACAATTGGAATTGTTATTATTGTTGTAGTGGTTTGTGTGGTTGGCACTTCACTGGTGTGGGTAATTGTTATATACCACATGAGACGGAAGAGTGAGGATTACAGTATTACACACACAG ATGAGATGAACTTGCCTGCTGACATTCCAAGTTACCTGTCTTCCCAAGGAACACTGTCGGAGCCTCAGGAAGGCTATAGCAACTCTGAGGCTGGCAGTCACCAGCAGCTCATGGCATCTACTGCCCATGGCTATATACACAAAGGAACAGATG GTATTTGCTATGTAGATAATGGGAGTGAAACTGATGCAGACATTCTGACCACACCGCTTGCAACCAATCTGCATGGGAGAATGGGTTCCTTGTATGCAGGAAGAAGCAGTTTTCATCCAAGTGAGCCCCATGAAAGCCTTGCGCAGCAGGCCAATGCAG GTGGTACTTCGGGATCACTGGTGATTTGCTCAGATTGTTTTGACAGCACCAACATGTATGCAAAGAACAGAGAGTACTGTCCCTATACATTCCTTGGAGAGGAAGATTCTCTTGATCATGCTCTAGCCAACTTTAAGGGACAATTTCCAAAGGACAGCTTTTCAGTTCACAATCAGCATGAAGGCACGGCCACAGACGGTCTGACTGCAGAAGCTGACGTGTCCGTTTATTTGACAAACCATGATAGGATATGCAATCCAAGTATGACTCAGCAACATCGCATGG AATCCTGCCCACGGCTTTCACGGGGTTTGAATGCAGATTCGGGACTGCACACATATCCACACTATTTGCATCAACCTGTGAATGTTCATGAGAATCCACGGGCTCTCATGGAAGGCGAAGATGAAGCAGAGGACGGACCTGAACCCTGTACAGCTAATAGCAGACCAACCCAAAGAAGCCCTGAGCAGAGCACTGACAATGAGAGGACTCCAGCTGTTCAGGCTTATGGTGCCACTACGTAG